A genomic segment from Ptychodera flava strain L36383 chromosome 8, AS_Pfla_20210202, whole genome shotgun sequence encodes:
- the LOC139138089 gene encoding receptor-type tyrosine-protein phosphatase alpha-like, which yields MLHFDPFIIEVKSTEVYDAMNVRTILLTHSAKTGPGAVREITQIQVNWPAAQDIPPSVSVMIDLIGLVERAQQQSGDNVITVHCSNGIGRSGVFCALFAVFERIKVEHTVDVFQAVKMLRNSRPGMVETLAQYQYCYDVSLCYLDSFLEYSNFESSKQTVNLDPMYDAV from the exons ATGCTCCATTTCGATCCCTTCATCATCGAGGTCAAATCAACTGAAGTGTACGATGCTATGAATGTCAGAACAATTCTTTTAACACACTCAGCAAAGACG GGTCCGGGAGCCGTACGTGAAATCACACAGATACAAGTCAACTGGCCTGCTGCACAGGACATTCCACCTTCCGTATCCGTTATGATTGACTTGATTGGATTGGTTGAGAGAGCTCAGCAGCAGTCTGGTGATAACGTCATCACAGTTCATTGCAG TAATGGTATTGGGAGAAGTGGAGTCTTCTGTGCTCTTTTTGCGGTCTTTGAGAGGATTAAAGTTGAGCACACGGTTGACGTCTTTCAAGCTGTTAAAATGTTGAGAAACAGCAGACCAGGGATGGTTGAAACTCTG GCACAGTACCAGTACTGCTATGACGTCAGTCTTTGCTATCTGGATTCATTCTTAGAGTATTCCAACTTTGAAAGCTCAAAACAGACCGTTAACTTGGATCCAATGTACGACGCTGTCTGA